The genomic stretch CGGCCTTCCGGGTGTTGATGTTCTTGACCTCGCCGATGATCTTCTCCAACTCGGCAATCCTCGCCTTGGTGGAAGCGACGCCCGCTTGGTGCGTCTCAAGCTCGCTCTGTCGGTCGTCGTACCAGAGGTAGTTGGCAACGCCAGCGCCAATCAGGACCACCGCGAAGAGGACCAGCACCTGCCGGCCCATCTCACGCTTCTTCACCGCCCGGACGGGCAGCAGGTTGATGCGAATCATCATGTGCGTCGTCTCCAGAGGGTGGTCCGGTCAGGCCAGCTTGTCGCCCGGGCGCCGCAGCGCCAGTCCCACGGCCACCGCCGCCATGGGCGCCACGTCCATGATGAACGCGGGGTCGAACTTCCGGTTGTCCACTTCGATCTTGCGGAAGGGGTTGAGGATCTCCACCGGTACGCCCGTGCGCGCTTCGATGGTCTTGAACAGCGCGGGAATCTTCGCCGTGCCGCCCGACAGGTAGACCTTGCTGAAGTTCGAGTCGGCCGCGGTACCCGCGTAGAAGTCCAGCGAGCGCTGGATTTCGCCCGCGACCTGTTCGGCGACGCTGGAGAGCACCCGCTCCACGTCCTGTGGCACCACCGCGTCCGCGTCAGCGCCGTTGCCACCGATCTTCAGCGCCTCGGCCTCCTCGTAGGAGACGTTCAGCTGCTTCTGGATCTCCTCGGTGAACTGGTTGCCACCGATGGTGACGTCGCGCGTGAACACCGTCGCGCCGTTGGAGATGATGTTGATGTTCACCACCGAAGCGCCCGCGTTGATGAGCACCACCGTCTCACGCTCCGGCACGTCATAGTTGACGGAGAACATGTTCTGGACGGCGAAGGCATCCACGTCCACCACCACCGGGGCCAGGCCCGCCTCGGAGACCACCGTGGTGTAGTCGTTGATCATGTCCTTCTTGGCCGCGACCAGCAGCACGTCCATCTGTCCCGTGGCGTCGTTGCCGCCGCCATCGAGGATCTGCGTGTCGATGTTTACGTCCTTCACATCGAACGGGATGTACTGCTCCGCCTCCCACTGGATGCTCTCCTCGAGCTCGTCCTGGGACATGCGAGGCATCTGAATCTTCTTGATGATGACCGAGTGGCCGGACACGCCGATGGCCACGTCCTTGCCCTTCACCTTCAGCTCGGACATCAGGTCCTGCACGGCCTGGACGATGGCCGTGGAGTTCATCAGCGCGCCGTCGACGATGGCCTCCGGAGGCAGCGGCTTCATCCCGAAGCTCTGCAGCGCGTAGATGACCTCACCGCGCTTGCGCTGCTCCTTGAGGAGAATCATCTTGATGGACGTCGATCCGATATCCAGGCCGAGTACCAGTTTGCCCTTCGCCATGCGTGACTCCGTCGAGAGGCAGCCAGCGTAGCACTGGCCGTCAACCCCTCCTAAAAAGTGCCTGGAGCCCGCCTGCCCTCCGGACGGACGGGAGCCTCGCACCACCCCAACTGCGCCGGGCCCCTCAACACCGTCGCGGAGGCCCGATTTTCCGGCCTCCGGCGCGTTCCGTCAAATGCCAGTCGGCAGTCCGGTTCCTGGACCAGCCCCGCACATCACCCGCGCTCCGCCTCGGCGTCCGGATCGATGCCGTACTCCTTGATTTTGTAGAGGAGCGCCCGGTGGCTGATGTCCAGCAACTCTGCGGCCCGGGTGCGGTTGCCCTTCGTCTTTCGCAGGGCGGCTCGGATGTAGGACTCTTCCAGCTCCCGGATGGCTCGCTTGAGCGACAGGTCACCACCATCCTGTAGCACCGGCTCCCCTTGTTGCTTCTCGCCATGAGGGCCAGGTGGGGACGCGGCCCACAGCCTTTCGGGCAGGTTCGCAGGAAGGATGTGCGGCTCGTCCGCCAACAACACGGCACGCTCCATGGCGTTTTCCAACTCACGGACGTTTCCAGGCCATGCGTAGGACTTCAGGAGCGCCTCAGCCTCTGCGGTGAGCCCGGCGACGGGAGGCTCTCGGTTCAGCTCGCGGTTGAACCGAGCGATGAAGGCTCGCGCCAGCAGTGGCACGTCCTCACGGCGCTCCCGCAGGGGAGGGACGCGGAGGTTCACCACGTTGAGGCGGTAGTACAGGTCCTCACGAAAATCCCCCTTCGCGACCAGGCGAGACAGGTCGCGCAAGGTGGCTGCCACCACGCGCACGTTGACCTTCTCGACGCGATTCTCCCCTACCGGCCGGATTTCTCCCTCCTGGAGGACACGCAGCAGCTTCACCTGGGCGGACAAGGGAAGCTCCCCCACCTCATCCAGGAAGAGGGTGCCCCCATCGGCCTCCGCGAAGAGGCCTCTCTTGGCGGTGCGTGCGTCCGTGAAGGCGCCCTTCGCGTGGCCAAACAGCTCACTCTCGATGAGGCCGGAGGGAATGGCACCACAGTTGACCGCGACGAAAGACATGGGCGCGCGGGGACTGCGAACATGAAGCTCCCGCGCGATGAGCTCCTTCCCGGTGCCGCTCTCGCCACTGATGAGCACGGTGGTGTCCACCGGCGCGAGCCGCGCGACCTGGCGCAGCAACGCATGCAGCGCCGGGCTCTCTCCGAGGATGTGCCCCCCGGGCGTTGAAGGCAGGCTGGCCTGCTTCAGCCGCCGGTTCTCGCGAACCAGCCGCTCCCGCTCCTCCGCCTTTCGGAGGACGAAGACGATTTCGTCCGGTTTGAATGGCTTCTGGACGTAGTCGAACGCTCCCGCGGCGACGGCTTGGAGCGCCTGTTCCTGCGAGCCGTAGGCGCTCATCACTACTGCCGTCAGCGCGGGGTGCGAAGCCAGGGCCTCACGCAGGACGACGAGGCCATCCTTCTTCGGCATGCGCACGTCGCACAACAGCACGTCGTAGTCACGCGCGGCGAGTTCCTTCAGCGCGTCTTCGCCATCGGCCACCGCGCGCACTTCGTAACCGTGGCCGGTGAGCACCAACGTGAGGATGTGCCGGATGGAGGGCTCATCATCGGCAACGAGAATGGTGCGGAACAGGGGCATGGCCGTCTCCACGCATCATCGCCTACCCGCGACAGGGCCGATAGCTCCTGTCCCGAAGACGCAAGCATTTTCCTCAGGGTACGGGCAAGCACACGGTGAAGCGGGCTCCACCACTGGGGATGTTCTCTGCCTCGAGCCTACCGCCCATGACCTGCGCCAGGCGCTGCGACACCGCCAGTCCCAATCCCGTCCCCTCACGTCCTTTGGTCGTGAAGAAGGGCTCGAACAGGCGCGGCATGACGTCCTCGGGGATGCCCGTCCCGTCATCCTCCACGAGCAAACGAACTTCACCCGCCGCCTGTCGCGTGGCAACCCGCACACGTCCCTGCCCCCCCATGGCCTGGGCGGCGTTGAGCAGCAAGTTGATGACAATCTGCGAAAGCGGGCCTGCGTCCGTGCGTGCAAGCGCCCCAGGCTCCAAGTCGAGCATCACCGTCACGCCTGACAGCTCAGGGGAGGCACGAACCAGGCGCACACACGTCTCTACCACCGGGCCAACCTCTACCGGCCCTGGCGACGTGGCCCCGGGGCGTCCCAGGTCAAGCAAGCCCCGGATGATGCGGTCGATGCGCTGCACTTCGTGGTCGATACGCTCCAGGAAGTCCTTCAGCTCCGGCGTGTCCGCCTTGACACGCGCAAGTGCCACGTAGCCCAGGATTCCCGCCAGCGGGTTGCCTACTTCGTGGGCGACGCCCGCGGCCAGCCGTCCGACTGTGGCCATGCGCTCCGAAGCAACCAACTCCGTCTGCGTGCGAGCCAGTTGGGCATGCGACGCGCGCAAAGACGCCATCTGCGCACGAGTGAGCGCCTGTTCCTCGCGGAGCGCCTCCGCCATCCGCTGCAAGGCGCGCTGGATGCGAGACACCAGCGTTCCTCCCTGGGTCGGAACCAGGTGAGCCTCCCAGTCCAACCGACCGAACTGCTCGACCACCGCCTCGGTGCGGCGCAGCGGGCGTCCCACCATCAGGTCCAACACCACGTAGGTGAGGACCGTCAACGCGACCAGGTCGAGCCCCAACACCCAGGGTAGGAGGCCTTGCACACGAGCCAGCGTCGCTTCTTCCGCGCTTCCTTCGGGGACCCAGCGGCGGAGCGCGTCCAACAGCCGGAGGAGTACCGGTTGTACGGACAACCAGGTGAGCCCCGACGACAAAGCCCCCAGTAGGAACGCGACGCTGGCAATCCGCCACTTCATCGCATCCCCGCACGACTCATGGCAGGCCGCCCAGCATCATGGCGATATCCGCAGGCAACACCCGGGAAAGCCACGGCCCCAGCAACAGGAGCTCCAGCCCTGCGAGCGCCAGCCAAGGTCCAAAGGGAATGCTGGTGCGCTCCGGGACCCATTCTTCTTCCTCACCCTCTTCGTCCAAGGGCGCATCAGGGATGGGCTGGACCAGCAGGCACACGGGAACCAACAGCAACCGCTTCCAAAGTGGGAGGCCCGGCTGAGTGAATTCCCAGGTCATCGTGAGCGGGGGCGCATCCTCCACAGGCTCCTCTGGGGTGTTCTCCGTGCGGGGTCCGGCACGCCCCGTTACCAGCAGCATCAGGATGCCCACCACGGCGCCCTGCATGGACGCGAAGAGCAGGACCCCTAGCAGCGCGCGCCAGGACAGGAAGGCTCCGAGCATGGCAACGAGGTACTTGTCCCCCGCGCCCAGGGCCTCTCGCTGGAACACCTTCCATCCGACGTACTCCATCGCCCGAAAGGACAGGAAGCCCACCACCGCGCCAATCAGCGAATCACGAAAGGCGTCCATCCCCAAGGGGAGCGCCAGGGCAATCCCCGCCAGCATTCCCGACACCGTCATGGACAGCGGCAGAATCCAATGGTCCAGGTCAATGAAGGCGAGCGGCACCAGCAAGGATACGAGCACCAGCGCCGGCACCAATTCGTACGTCCAGCCAAAACGGCGCAGGCACGCGAAGAACAGGAGCCCCGTCAGGAGTTCCACCAACGGGTAGCGCACGGAGATGGGCGCGCCGCAGCCCCGACAGCGCGCCCGAAGCGCCAGCCAGGACAGCAGCGGGATGTTTTCGTACCACGCCAGGACGTGCCCGCACCGAGGGCATCGCGAGCGTGGCCGCACGATGCTCTGGTCCAGCGGCACCCGCGCGATGACGACGTTGAGAAAGCTGCCCACGCACAAGCCGAGCACGAACAGGAACACGGCGAACAGGGGCCCGAAGTATCCCGGCAGGGAAGAATGCGTCACAGGGGACGCATCCTACCCGAGCTTCAGCGGAAGTCGCGCCGCTCGAACACAATCGCAGCCAGCACGCAGAAAAGTGCTCCCCACCCTAGTGCGTAGAGCGTGGCCGAGCCCAGCTCCACCGCCGTCACCTCGATGCCATAGGTCGCGCGCGGCCGGAAGTTCAGTCGCTCCAGGTTGGGCAGGGCGTAGTAGGTGGCCTTGCTAACCCATTGGATGAGCTCCACCTTCGACGCGGCCCCCAGGTTGTAGATGTCCGAGCAGAGGTGACCCGCGAAGTACAACCCCGTTGTCACCAGCGCGGAGACAAGCTGGCTGGCGAAAGTGGACATCAGGAACCCGGCGCTGGTGAGGACGAACAACTCCAGGTAGAGCCCTCCGAGCGCGGCCAGCTGCGGCTGGGTGATGGGTGAGCGGTGAAGGACGAGCTGCACCCAGAACAGCAACGTCATCGCGACCAGCAACACGCCCAGAGTCAACATGTTGCCCGCGAGCCGGGCCAGCAAGAACCGGGTTCGCGACAGCGGCTTGGACACCATCAAGAAGATGGTTCTCCGCTCGATTTCGCGGCTGATGAGCCCGGACGACAGGTAGATGGAGAGGAAGACGAGCAGCAGGCTCATCACCCCAAGGCCGAAGTCCGTCACCACCCTGTCGAAGGTGCTGACCGTGACCTCCGTGACGAGCGTCGTGGCCAGGAGGAGTAGCAAGGCGAACGCGGCGACCAGCACCGTCACCCGGTTGCGACGCGCCTCGCGGAACCCATTCCACGCCATGGCAGCGAAGGCCCCCATTACTGAATCTCCCCGCCCACGGTCTGCCCACCTGCCTGCTTCATCGCGTCCAGGAAGAGGTCCTCCAAGGAGAAGCGCGCGGGCTGAACCCGGCTGACACGCCCGCCCTTGTTGATGACGGTCTGCAGCAGCCCATGCGAATCAGCGTCCGGGACCCGCAACAGCACGCGACTGTCCAATTGCTGCGCGTGCTCATACCTGAATCCCAGCGACTGGAGCACCTCCAGCGGCAGCCCGTGCACCACCATCTCCACCGAGGGAGCCTTCGCGGACACCAATTCCTGAACGCTGCCCTCCTGGACCCTCCGCCCCCCCACCAGCACCACCACTCGGTCACAAAGCGATTCGACATCCGAGATGATGTGCGTACAGAAGAGGATGGTCGTCCCCTTCGCGCGCTCGGCCAGGATCAAGTCCCGCATCTGCCGGCGCCCCAGCGGATCCAAACCGGAGGTGGGCTCATCCAGCACCAGCAAGCGAGGCCCACTGATGAGCGCCTGAGCCAGCGCCGTACGTTGCACCATGCCTTTGGAGTAACGGCGAATCTGCAAATCGGACGCTCGCCCCATCCCGACATCGCCGAGCACCCGCTCCACGCGCTGGTCCAACTCATGACCGCTCAGGCCGAAGATGCGCCCAGCCAACGTCACGAACTCACGCCCGGTGAGGTACTCATAAAGCGAAGGGTTCTCCGGCAGAAAGCCCACTTGCCGCCGAACATGC from Myxococcus xanthus encodes the following:
- a CDS encoding sensor histidine kinase gives rise to the protein MKWRIASVAFLLGALSSGLTWLSVQPVLLRLLDALRRWVPEGSAEEATLARVQGLLPWVLGLDLVALTVLTYVVLDLMVGRPLRRTEAVVEQFGRLDWEAHLVPTQGGTLVSRIQRALQRMAEALREEQALTRAQMASLRASHAQLARTQTELVASERMATVGRLAAGVAHEVGNPLAGILGYVALARVKADTPELKDFLERIDHEVQRIDRIIRGLLDLGRPGATSPGPVEVGPVVETCVRLVRASPELSGVTVMLDLEPGALARTDAGPLSQIVINLLLNAAQAMGGQGRVRVATRQAAGEVRLLVEDDGTGIPEDVMPRLFEPFFTTKGREGTGLGLAVSQRLAQVMGGRLEAENIPSGGARFTVCLPVP
- a CDS encoding sigma-54-dependent transcriptional regulator; translation: MPLFRTILVADDEPSIRHILTLVLTGHGYEVRAVADGEDALKELAARDYDVLLCDVRMPKKDGLVVLREALASHPALTAVVMSAYGSQEQALQAVAAGAFDYVQKPFKPDEIVFVLRKAEERERLVRENRRLKQASLPSTPGGHILGESPALHALLRQVARLAPVDTTVLISGESGTGKELIARELHVRSPRAPMSFVAVNCGAIPSGLIESELFGHAKGAFTDARTAKRGLFAEADGGTLFLDEVGELPLSAQVKLLRVLQEGEIRPVGENRVEKVNVRVVAATLRDLSRLVAKGDFREDLYYRLNVVNLRVPPLRERREDVPLLARAFIARFNRELNREPPVAGLTAEAEALLKSYAWPGNVRELENAMERAVLLADEPHILPANLPERLWAASPPGPHGEKQQGEPVLQDGGDLSLKRAIRELEESYIRAALRKTKGNRTRAAELLDISHRALLYKIKEYGIDPDAEAERG
- a CDS encoding ABC transporter ATP-binding protein gives rise to the protein MTVAGASDPNLPVSIRGLSKTYKVGFFLNKQVKALQGLDLEIAPGQVYGLLGPNGAGKSTTIKILMGLVRASQGQALLFGEPPDRPHVRRQVGFLPENPSLYEYLTGREFVTLAGRIFGLSGHELDQRVERVLGDVGMGRASDLQIRRYSKGMVQRTALAQALISGPRLLVLDEPTSGLDPLGRRQMRDLILAERAKGTTILFCTHIISDVESLCDRVVVLVGGRRVQEGSVQELVSAKAPSVEMVVHGLPLEVLQSLGFRYEHAQQLDSRVLLRVPDADSHGLLQTVINKGGRVSRVQPARFSLEDLFLDAMKQAGGQTVGGEIQ
- the pilM gene encoding type IV pilus assembly protein PilM, with protein sequence MAKGKLVLGLDIGSTSIKMILLKEQRKRGEVIYALQSFGMKPLPPEAIVDGALMNSTAIVQAVQDLMSELKVKGKDVAIGVSGHSVIIKKIQMPRMSQDELEESIQWEAEQYIPFDVKDVNIDTQILDGGGNDATGQMDVLLVAAKKDMINDYTTVVSEAGLAPVVVDVDAFAVQNMFSVNYDVPERETVVLINAGASVVNINIISNGATVFTRDVTIGGNQFTEEIQKQLNVSYEEAEALKIGGNGADADAVVPQDVERVLSSVAEQVAGEIQRSLDFYAGTAADSNFSKVYLSGGTAKIPALFKTIEARTGVPVEILNPFRKIEVDNRKFDPAFIMDVAPMAAVAVGLALRRPGDKLA
- a CDS encoding ABC transporter permease, whose translation is MGAFAAMAWNGFREARRNRVTVLVAAFALLLLLATTLVTEVTVSTFDRVVTDFGLGVMSLLLVFLSIYLSSGLISREIERRTIFLMVSKPLSRTRFLLARLAGNMLTLGVLLVAMTLLFWVQLVLHRSPITQPQLAALGGLYLELFVLTSAGFLMSTFASQLVSALVTTGLYFAGHLCSDIYNLGAASKVELIQWVSKATYYALPNLERLNFRPRATYGIEVTAVELGSATLYALGWGALFCVLAAIVFERRDFR
- a CDS encoding prepilin peptidase — translated: MTHSSLPGYFGPLFAVFLFVLGLCVGSFLNVVIARVPLDQSIVRPRSRCPRCGHVLAWYENIPLLSWLALRARCRGCGAPISVRYPLVELLTGLLFFACLRRFGWTYELVPALVLVSLLVPLAFIDLDHWILPLSMTVSGMLAGIALALPLGMDAFRDSLIGAVVGFLSFRAMEYVGWKVFQREALGAGDKYLVAMLGAFLSWRALLGVLLFASMQGAVVGILMLLVTGRAGPRTENTPEEPVEDAPPLTMTWEFTQPGLPLWKRLLLVPVCLLVQPIPDAPLDEEGEEEEWVPERTSIPFGPWLALAGLELLLLGPWLSRVLPADIAMMLGGLP